Part of the Xanthomonas sp. SI genome is shown below.
CCATATCGCCCAGGAAGCCCTGCGCCGCGGCCACGCGGTCACCGCCCTGGTCCGCCGCACGCAACCGCTGCCGCCGGAACTGGACGGCGCCAGCATCGTGCTCGCGTCGCTGGACGACCGCGCCGCCCTCGCCGCCGCGGTGCGCGGCCACGACGTGCTGGCCAGCGCCTACGGCCCCAGCGCCGCGGCCGCCGACACCATTCCGGCCGTCGCCCAGGCGCTGATCGAGGTCGCCCGCGACGCCGGCGTGCAGCGCCTGCTGGTGGTCGGCGGCGCCGGCAGCCTGGAAGTGGCGCCGGGCGTGCAGCTGGTGGACACGCCGAACTTCCCCGACGCCTACAAGCCCTACGCGCTGGCGCACCGTGCCGCCCTGCAGCACTTCCATGCCGCCGCCGACCTGGACTGGACCTTCTACGCGCCGGCCGCGGAAATCGGCCCGGGCGCCAAGCGCGGCGGCGTGCGCACCCAGGCCACCGCGCTGCTCAGCGATGCGCAGGGCCGTAGCGCGATCAGCTATGCCGACTACGCCAGCGCCTTCGTCGACGAGATCGAGCGCCCGCAGTACCTGCGCCAGATCGCCACTGCCGCGTACTGAGCGCAACGCCGGGCAGGCGGTTGCGGGCGTGCATGGCAGCGCGCGCAGTCGCCCTCCCCCGCCGCGGCCACTGCACGGTCGCGGCCCGATTGCCTCACGCCATGCCGATGCATGGCCTCGCCTTCTCCGATGGAGTTCCGCATGCCTAGCCTTTCGTTGTCGCGCCTGAGCGCCGCGCTGATCCTTGCCCTCGGTCTCGCCGGCGCGGCGCATGCCGCCACCGGCACCGCCGCCCACGCCGCGGCTGCCACCGCCACCGCGGCACAGCCGGCCGCCGCGCCGCTGCAGGTGCAGGTCTACCACCCGGACGCGAACGCGATCTTCGGCGTCGCCTCGGTGCTGGTCAGCGGCGCCAAGGACGCGATCCTGGTCGACGCGCAGTTCTCCGCGGCCGATGCGCGCGCCCTGGTCGCGCAGATCCGCGCCTGCGGCAAGCGCCTGACCACGATCTACATCAGCCACGGCGATCCGGACTACTACTTCGGCCTGGACGTGCTGACCCAGGCGTTCCCGCAGGCCAAGGTACTAGCCAGCCCGGCGACCGTCGCGCACATCCGCCAGACCCAGGCGCAGAAGCTGCAGGTGTGGGCGCCGAAGCTGGGCGCCGACGCGCCGCAGCGCATCGTGCTGCCGCAGCCGCTGCACGGCGACCGCCTGCTGCTGGAAGGCCGCGAACTGCAGATCGTCGGCCTGGACGGCGCGAGCCCGGACCGGACCTTCGTGTGGATTCCGTCGATCAAGACCGTGCTCGGCGGGATCCCGGTGATGGCCGGCGAACACGTGTGGATGGCCGATACGCAGACCCCGGCGTCGCATGCGCAGTGGCTGGCCACGCTGCAACGGATCCAGGCGCTGCAGCCGCAGCGGGTGATTCCCGGACACTTCGTGCCCGGCGCGGCGCAGGACCTGGCCGCGGTGCGTTTCACCGCCGACTACATCCGCGCCTTCGACGAGGAAACCGCCAAGGCCAAGGATGCGGCCGCGCTGGTCGCGGCGATGCAGCAACGCTATCCGCAGCTGGGCGGCGTGGACTCGCTGCAGCTCAGCGCGAAGGTCGCCAAGGGCGAAATGCGCTGGCCCTGAGCCGGCGCAATGCGTTGGCCATGAGCGAACTGCCGGCGCGCGCGGCGGTGCATACGACCGCCGGCGCCGGCAAGCGGCTCAACGGAACAGCCGACCTTGCGCCTGCCCGGGCTCGCGCTCGTGGAAACCGGCCAGCCCCACGCCGACCAGGCGGTAGCGCGTGGACGCGGGCAAGTCGACGCGCTGGCGCAAGGCCAGCGCGATGTCGGTCAGCACCTGCAGCGATTCCGGCGGTTGCTCCGGGGTGAAGCTGCGGGTCAGGATGCGGAACTGCGCGGTCTTCAGCTTCAGCACCACGGTGCGCGCGACGCGCTCGGTGCGGCGGGTCGCGTTCCAGGTCTTTTCCGCCAGTTGCCGGATCGCCGGCTCCAGCGCGTCCAGCGCCAGGTCTTCGGCGAACGTGTCTTCCGAAGAAATCGACTGCACCTGTTGATCCGATTCCACCGGACGCTCGTCGATGCCGCGCGCGCGCTGATACAGGCGACGCCCGAAGCTGCCGAAGTGCGCTTCCAGTTCCGCTTCGCCGTGCGTGCGCAGGTCGCCGACGGTGACGATGCCCAACGCCGCCAGCTTTGCCTGCATCACCTTGCCCACGCCGTGCACCTTGCTGACCGGCAGCGGGGTCAGGAACGCTTCCACCTGGTGCGGGCGGATCACGAACTGGCCATCGGGCTTGCGCCAGTCCGAGGCGATCTTGGCCAGGAACTTGTTCGGCGCGATGCCGGCCGAGGCGGTCAGCGCGGTTTCCTCGCGGATCTGCGCGCGGATGGTCTGCGCGATCTCGGTGGCGGTGGCCAACTCCCCCTTCGGCGCGGTGACGTCGAGATAGGCCTCGTCCAGCGACAGCGGCTCGATCATGTCGGTGTGGCGCTGGAAGATCTCGCGCACCTGCCGCGACACGGCCTTGTAACGCGCGAAATCCGGCGGCACGAAGATCGCGTCCGGGCACAAGCGCTCGGCGCGCAACGCCGGCATCGCCGAGCGGATGCCGAACACGCGCGCCTCGTACGACGCGGCGCACACCACCGAACGCATGCCGCGCCAGGCCACCACCACCGGCTTGCCGCGCAATGCGGGATCGTCACGCTGCTCCACGGACGCGTAGAACGCATCCATGTCGACGTGAATGATCTTGCGCATCGGCCCTGCACCCTACGCCAGCGAACGGTAGCCGCATGATAAGCCAGGCCTGCGCATGCGCTGCGAACGCATGCCTTGATTTCGCTTAGCGCGCCGCATTGCAGCACTGCCTACGCTACGCGTGCGTACGGATAAAACGTTTGATTGAAAGCGCGGGCGTCGTGCACGCTTGCGCGCCTCGACTGTCTGCCCTGGGAAATTCGCTCATGAGCCGCCTCACTTCGTATTCACGCGAACACCTTCTCGCCAGCGCGCGCGGCGAACTGTTCGGCGCCGAGGCCGCACGCCTGCCCAACGATCCGATGCTGATGTTCGACCGCATCACCCACATCGACGACAACGGCGGCACGCACGGCAAGGGCGTGGTCCGCGCCGAACTCGACGTGCGCCCGGACCTGTGGTTCTTCGGCTGCCACTTCATCGACGATCCGGTGATGCCCGGCTGCCTGGGCCTGGATGCGCTGTGGCAACTGACCGGGTTCTTCCTGACCTGGATCGGCGCGCCCGGCCGCGGCCGCGCGCTGGGCGTGGGCGAAGTGAAGTTCAGCGGACAGGTGCTGCCGACCGCCAAGCAGGTGGTCTACGAGCTGGACATCAGCCGGGTCATCAACCGCAAGCTGGTGATGGCGGTGGCCGACGGCCGCATGTCGGTGGACGGCCGCGAGATCTACACCGCCAAGGATCTGCGCGTGGGCCTGTTCACCTCGACGGAGGCGTTCTGATGCGCCGCGTCGCGATCACCGGCATGGGCATCACCTCATGCCTGGGCAACGATCTGGACACGGTGTCGCGCGCGCTGCGCGAGAGCCGCGCCGGCATCCGCGCCAACCCCGAGGCGGCCGAACACGGCCTGCGCAGCCAGGTCGCCGGCGACGTGCAGCTGGACCTGGAGGCCTTGATCGATCGCAAGCTCAAGCGCTTCATGGGCGATGCGTCCGCGTACGCGTACCTGGCGCTGCGCGATGCGATCGCCGATGCGGGCCTGGACGAGGCCGTGGTCAGCGACGTGCGCACCGGCCTGATCGCCGGTTCCGGCGGCGGCTCCAGCCACTGGCAGGTGGAAGCGGCGGACCTGCTGCGCAACCGCGGCGTGCGCAAGGTCGGCCCGTACATGGTGCCGCGCACGATGTGCTCGGCGGTCTCGGCCAGCCTGGCCACCGCGTTCAAGATCAAGGGCGTGAGCTATTCGCTGTCGGCGGCCTGCGCGACCTCGGCGCACTGCATCGGCGCGGCCGCGGACCTGATCCGCCACGGCCAGCAGGACGTGATGTTCGCCGGCGGCGGCGAGGAACTGGACTGGACCATGAGCCTGATGTTCGACGCGATGGGCGCGCTGTCCAGCAGCTTCAACGACCGCCCGGCGGTGGCCTCGCGTCCGTACGACGCCGAACGCGACGGCTTCGTCATCGCCGGCGGCAGCGGCATGCTGGTGCTGGAGGATTACGAACGCGCGGTGGCGCGCGGCGCGCGTATCCATGCCGAGCTGCTCGGCTATGGCGTGACCTCCGACGGCGCCGACATGGTCGCCCCGTCCGGCGAAGGCGCGGTGCGCTGCATGCAGATGGCGATGCAGGGCGTGGACGCGCCGATCGACTACCTCAACACGCACGGCACCTCGACGCCGCTGGGCGACGTCACCGAGTTGGGCGCGGTACGCGAGGTGTTCGGCGATGCGGTGCCGCCGCTGTCCTCGACCAAGGCGCTGTCCGGGCATTCGCTGGGCGCGGCCAGCGTGCACGAGGCGATCTACTGCCTGCTGATGATGCGCGACGGCTTCATCGCCGGCTCGGCCAACATCGACGCGCTGGACCCGCGCGCCGAGGGCTTCCCGATCGTGCGCGAGAGCCGCGAGGCGAACCTGCGCACGGTGATGTCCAACAGCTTCGGCTTCGGCGGCACCAACGCCGCGCTGGTGTTCGGCAAGCGCTGAGCGCGCCTGCGCACCGCAGCGGCAGGGGCGTCCTGCCGCTGATCACCGGCGACGTCAGCGTTCGAGTTGCTTGTCGTCGCGGCGCTTTTTCTCGTCCTCTTGCTTGGTCCGCTCTTTCCTGGGCGGCGGCGCGGATGGCGGCGGTGCTGGTGGGGGCGAAGCAGGCTTCGGCGGCGGCGGCGGCGGCGTGTGCTGCGCTGCCTGCACCACCGTCTCCGGCTTCGGCGGCCACCATGGCGAGGCGGACGACGAGGGTTGCGACGGCTCGGGCGTCTGGTGCAGGGACTCGCGCCAGCGGCGATCCTCTTCGTCGCGCCGCTGCTGCTCGGCCAGTTCCTTGTTGCGCTTTGGGTTGAGCGCATCCGGCGGCGGCACCTGGTACATGCGCTCGCCCGGCGGCACCCATTGCGACTGCATCGGCGCCTCCACGGCGGGCGGCGCCGGCTGGTAGCCGCGCGTGTCGGCGATGCGTTGCGGGATCAGCTGGCGCTTCAGCGCATCGGGCATCGGCGCCGGCGCAGATGGCGAGGCCTGCGCTTGCTGCCGCCAGCGTGCGCGGTCGCGGGCCCAGGGCCGGCCACGGTAATGCGCGTCCCAATAGGGATCGATGGCGAACCCGATGGCCGGAGCGAAGACACCGTCGCGCGCGTCGAACTCGACCACGCCGGCCGGCAACCATCCGCGCGCCTCGCGCCAGCGCACGTCGCACCACGAAAAATCGTTGACGCACCCGTAGACGGTGATGCTGTCGCCGCCCACCACCGTGGCGACGCGCGGATAGTCGTTGGCCGGGCCTGCGCGCAGATTGGCGCCGCTGCGGGCGAACCCGCCATTGCTCTGCGCCAGCACCGGCGCGACGGCGGCCAGCAACAGTGGTGCGATCCAGATGCAGCGTTTCATGCCCAACCTCCTGTGCCTGGCCGGCCCTGTGGCCGGCGCTTCTTCCATGGGCTCGTGCGAGCCATCGTATTCGGCAATGTTCTAGCACGCCGATGCGCTAAGGACCTGTTAACCCGCTCGGGTCGCGCCGTGCCTGGGCGCATGCGAGGCAGGAAGACAAGGAACCGCTGCCACGAGCGACCACGCACTCATGCTGCCGCGTGCGCGGCCAAGCGGATTGTCGGGTTGCTGCGCGCGACAAGCGGATGGGTGCGCCAGCGCATTCGGCACGTCGCCCCCGCGCCGCATGGATAGCGGCGCGGGGGCGGGCGATCAGCCAGCCATGCCGCTATGCCGCAGCAAGGCATCCAATTCCGGCGCACGACCGCGGAACGCGGTGAAGTTCTCCAACGCCGGACGGCTGCCGCCGCGCGCCAGGATCTCCTGCAGGAAGCGCGCACCGGTGGCGGCCAGCTGGTCAGGCGCCTCTTCGAATGCGGCGTACGCGTCGGCGCTGAGCACTTCGGCCCACTTGTAGCTGTAGTAGCCGGCGCCGTAGCCGCCGGCGAAGATGTGGCTGAACTGATGCGGGAAGCGGTTCCATGCCGGCGGCCGGTTCACCGCGACCTCGTCGCGCACGCGTTCGAGCAGTTGCAGCATGCTGTCGCCGGCGGCGTCGAAGCTGTGATGCAGCTGCATGTCGAACAGCGCGAACTCCAGTTGGCGCACGGTGAACATGCCGCTCTGGTAGTTCTTCGCCGCGAGCATCTTGTCGAACAGCGCGCGCGGCAGCGGTTGCGCGCTGTCCACGTGCGCGGTCATCGCCTGCAGCCGCGGCCATTCCCAGCAGAAGTTCTCCATGAACTGGCTGGGCAGCTCCACCGCGTCCCATTCCACGCCATTGATGCCGGCCACGCCGAGTTCGCCGACCTGGGTCAGCAACTGGTGCAGGCCGTGGCCCATCTCGTGGAACAGGGTGGTGACTTCGTTGTGGGTGAAGGTGGCCGGCTTGCCGTCGCCGCCACGGCCGAAGTTGCACACCAGGTAGACCAGCGGCGTCTGCACGCCATCGGCGCGGTCGCGGCGGTTGCGGCAGTCATCCATCCAGGCGCCGCCGCGCTTGCCCTCGCGCGCGTACAGGTCGAGGTAGAACTGTCCGATCAGGCGGCCGCGCGCATCGCTGACACGGAAGAAGCGCGCGTCCGGATGCCACACCGGCGCGCTGTCGGCCTGCACCTGCAGGCCGTACAGGTCGTTAATGACGCCAAACAGGCCATCCAGCACCTTCGGCTCGGTGAAATACTGCTTCACTTCCTGCTCGGAGAAGCTGTAACGCGCCTGCTTGAGCTTTTCGCTGGCGTAGGCGACATCCCAGGCCTGCAGTTCGTCCAGGCCCAGATGCTCGCGGGCGTAGGCTTCCAGTTCGGCGCGGTCGCGCTGCGCGTAGGGCTTGGCGCGCGCGGCCAGGTCGCGCAGGAAACCCAGCACCTCGTCGGGGCTCTGCGCCATCTTGGTCGCCAGCGAATATTCGGCGTAGCTGGCGAAACCGAGCAGGCCGGCCAGTTCGCCGCGCAGCGCCAGGATGCGCTCGATCGCCGCGCTGTTGTCCAGCGCCGCGTCACCGAATTCCGAGGCGCGGATCGCGTTGGCGCGGTACAGGGTCTCGCGCAGTGCGCGGTCGTCGGCGTACATCTGCACCGGCAGATAGCACGGCATCTGCAGGGTCAGCTTGCAGCCGGCCTGGCCGTCCTTTTCCGCCGCCGCACGCGCCGCGGCGACCACATCGTCGGGCAGGCCGGCGAGACGAGACGACTCGTCGATGAGCAGCGACCACGCATCGGTGGCGTCGAGCACGTTCTGCGAGAACTTCGCCGACAGCGCCGACAGTTCTTCCTGGATCGCGGCGAAACGCTGCTTGTCGGCATCGCCCAGTTCGGCGCCACCCAGGCGGAAATCGCGCAGCGCGTTGTCCAGCACCTTGCGCCGCGCCGCGTCGTAGCCGGCGGCCTCGGGCGTGGCGGCCAGCGCGCGGTATTGCGCGAACAGCGCCAGATTCTGCCCCAGCGCGCTGGAGAAGCGCGTCACCTTGGGCAGGTTGGCGTTGTAGGCCTCGCGCAGCGCCGGCGTGTTGACCACGCCCTGCAGGTGGTTGACCTGGCCCCAGGCGCGCCACAGGCGCTCGGCGGCATCGTCCAGCGGCGCCACGAAGCTGTCCCAGCTCACCGGCGCGACTTGCTCGGCGTGCGCGACCGCGGCCTCGGCGGCGGCCAGCAGCGCGTCGATCGCCGGGCCGACGTGCTCGGGCTGGATCGCATCGAAGCGCGGCAGGCCGGAAAAATCGAGCAGGGGATTGGTCATCGCGGGAATCTCGGTAGCGGGGGAAGGGCCGGCGTTGCCGGCCTCGAAGGGGATATGGCGGTCAGGACAACGCGGCACAAGCCAGCGGCGGCAATCCGGCGCCGGCCACCGCCGCGGCCAGTTGCGCGTCGGCCTGCTCCACGTCGATGCCGTGCTCGCGGTACCAGTCCGGCCGGTAGTAGCTGTGCCCGTAGCGCTCGCCGCTGTCGCACAGGATGGTGACGATGGAACCGCTGCGGCCATGCTCGCGCATCCGCGTCGCCGCCTGCAGCACACCGACGAAGTTGGTGCCGGTGGAACCGCCCACGCGCCGGCCCAGGCGCACGCTCACGTAGCGCATCGCCGCCAGGCTCAGCGCGTCCGGCACCTTGACCATCGCATCGACGCAGCTGGGGATGAAGCTCGATTCCACCCGCGGCCGGCCGATGCCCTCGATGCGCGAACCGCCGGTGCTGGCCAGGCCGGCGTAGTCGCGCCCGGCCAGCGCCTCGCAATAGCCGTCGAAGAACACCGACACCTCCGGATCCGCGCACAGGATGCGGGTGTCGTGGCGGCGGTAGCGCACGTAGCGGCCCAGCGTGGCGGCGGTGCCGCCGGTGCCGGGACTGCACACGATCCATTCCGGCACCGGATGCGGCTCTTCCTGCATCTGCCGGAAGATCGACTCGGCGATGTTGTTGTTGGCGCGCCAGTCGGTGGCGCGTTCGGCGTACAGGAACTGGTCCATGAAATGGCCGCCGCTCTCGCGCGCCAGCTGCACCGAATCGGCGTGCAGGTCGCAGGCGCGCTCGACCAGATGGCAGCGCCCACCCTGGAACTCGATCGCGGCGATCTTCTCCGGCGAGGTCGTGGCCGGCATCACCGCGATGAACGGCAGCCCCAGCAGGCGCGCGAAATAGGCTTCGGACACCGCGGTGGAGCCGCTGGACGCCTCGATCACCGGGCGCCCCTCGCGCAGCCAGCCGTTGGCCAGCGCGTACAGGAACAGCGAGCGCGCCAGACGGTGCTTGAGGCTGCCGGTGGGATGGCTGGACTCGTCCTTGAAATACAGGTCGATGCCGGGGAAACCGGGCAGGTCCAGCGGAATCAGGTGGGTGTCGGCCGAGCGGTTGAAATCGGCTTCGATCTTCTGGATGGCGTTGGCCACCCAATCGCGATAGGTCATGGCGGTGCGCAGGACGGAAAAAATCGCGTCCACGATACACGCCCGCCCCATGCACTGGGGCTGCACGCGGCGGCGTGGCGTGGCGACGTTCACTTGGCGGCGGTGGCTTTGCCCCGGGCGGCGCGCCGCCGCTCAGCGGGCCGCGACGCCGAAGCCGGCATCGACGATGACGCGCTCGATCGCCGCGGCATCGGTGCGGGCCTCGTCGTAATCGACGCCGACGCGCCCGCCATCCAGCACCACCTCGGCCGCGGCGACTCCGGCGCTGGCGTCCAGCACACGTTTCAACCGCGCCGAGCAGCCGCCGCAGGTCATGCCCTGAACGGTCAATTCGAGATGGCGCATTGCAGTGTCCTCGTTTGGAAAGAGCGTTGCTGCGGCACTGCGCTCAGCGCGGCCGCCAGCGGTTCAGCAGCAGGGAATTGGCCAGCACCGAGACCGAACTCAGCGCCATCGCCGCGCCGGCGAGCACCGGATTGAGCAGACCGAACGCGGCCAGCGGGATGCCGAGCACGTTGTAGACGAAGGCG
Proteins encoded:
- a CDS encoding NAD(P)H-binding protein, with translation MHIALFGATGNIGRHIAQEALRRGHAVTALVRRTQPLPPELDGASIVLASLDDRAALAAAVRGHDVLASAYGPSAAAADTIPAVAQALIEVARDAGVQRLLVVGGAGSLEVAPGVQLVDTPNFPDAYKPYALAHRAALQHFHAAADLDWTFYAPAAEIGPGAKRGGVRTQATALLSDAQGRSAISYADYASAFVDEIERPQYLRQIATAAY
- a CDS encoding MBL fold metallo-hydrolase, with the translated sequence MPSLSLSRLSAALILALGLAGAAHAATGTAAHAAAATATAAQPAAAPLQVQVYHPDANAIFGVASVLVSGAKDAILVDAQFSAADARALVAQIRACGKRLTTIYISHGDPDYYFGLDVLTQAFPQAKVLASPATVAHIRQTQAQKLQVWAPKLGADAPQRIVLPQPLHGDRLLLEGRELQIVGLDGASPDRTFVWIPSIKTVLGGIPVMAGEHVWMADTQTPASHAQWLATLQRIQALQPQRVIPGHFVPGAAQDLAAVRFTADYIRAFDEETAKAKDAAALVAAMQQRYPQLGGVDSLQLSAKVAKGEMRWP
- the dinB gene encoding DNA polymerase IV, producing MRKIIHVDMDAFYASVEQRDDPALRGKPVVVAWRGMRSVVCAASYEARVFGIRSAMPALRAERLCPDAIFVPPDFARYKAVSRQVREIFQRHTDMIEPLSLDEAYLDVTAPKGELATATEIAQTIRAQIREETALTASAGIAPNKFLAKIASDWRKPDGQFVIRPHQVEAFLTPLPVSKVHGVGKVMQAKLAALGIVTVGDLRTHGEAELEAHFGSFGRRLYQRARGIDERPVESDQQVQSISSEDTFAEDLALDALEPAIRQLAEKTWNATRRTERVARTVVLKLKTAQFRILTRSFTPEQPPESLQVLTDIALALRQRVDLPASTRYRLVGVGLAGFHEREPGQAQGRLFR
- the fabA gene encoding 3-hydroxyacyl-[acyl-carrier-protein] dehydratase FabA codes for the protein MSRLTSYSREHLLASARGELFGAEAARLPNDPMLMFDRITHIDDNGGTHGKGVVRAELDVRPDLWFFGCHFIDDPVMPGCLGLDALWQLTGFFLTWIGAPGRGRALGVGEVKFSGQVLPTAKQVVYELDISRVINRKLVMAVADGRMSVDGREIYTAKDLRVGLFTSTEAF
- the fabB gene encoding beta-ketoacyl-ACP synthase I, with product MRRVAITGMGITSCLGNDLDTVSRALRESRAGIRANPEAAEHGLRSQVAGDVQLDLEALIDRKLKRFMGDASAYAYLALRDAIADAGLDEAVVSDVRTGLIAGSGGGSSHWQVEAADLLRNRGVRKVGPYMVPRTMCSAVSASLATAFKIKGVSYSLSAACATSAHCIGAAADLIRHGQQDVMFAGGGEELDWTMSLMFDAMGALSSSFNDRPAVASRPYDAERDGFVIAGGSGMLVLEDYERAVARGARIHAELLGYGVTSDGADMVAPSGEGAVRCMQMAMQGVDAPIDYLNTHGTSTPLGDVTELGAVREVFGDAVPPLSSTKALSGHSLGAASVHEAIYCLLMMRDGFIAGSANIDALDPRAEGFPIVRESREANLRTVMSNSFGFGGTNAALVFGKR
- a CDS encoding SH3 domain-containing protein; translated protein: MKRCIWIAPLLLAAVAPVLAQSNGGFARSGANLRAGPANDYPRVATVVGGDSITVYGCVNDFSWCDVRWREARGWLPAGVVEFDARDGVFAPAIGFAIDPYWDAHYRGRPWARDRARWRQQAQASPSAPAPMPDALKRQLIPQRIADTRGYQPAPPAVEAPMQSQWVPPGERMYQVPPPDALNPKRNKELAEQQRRDEEDRRWRESLHQTPEPSQPSSSASPWWPPKPETVVQAAQHTPPPPPPKPASPPPAPPPSAPPPRKERTKQEDEKKRRDDKQLER
- a CDS encoding M3 family metallopeptidase — its product is MTNPLLDFSGLPRFDAIQPEHVGPAIDALLAAAEAAVAHAEQVAPVSWDSFVAPLDDAAERLWRAWGQVNHLQGVVNTPALREAYNANLPKVTRFSSALGQNLALFAQYRALAATPEAAGYDAARRKVLDNALRDFRLGGAELGDADKQRFAAIQEELSALSAKFSQNVLDATDAWSLLIDESSRLAGLPDDVVAAARAAAEKDGQAGCKLTLQMPCYLPVQMYADDRALRETLYRANAIRASEFGDAALDNSAAIERILALRGELAGLLGFASYAEYSLATKMAQSPDEVLGFLRDLAARAKPYAQRDRAELEAYAREHLGLDELQAWDVAYASEKLKQARYSFSEQEVKQYFTEPKVLDGLFGVINDLYGLQVQADSAPVWHPDARFFRVSDARGRLIGQFYLDLYAREGKRGGAWMDDCRNRRDRADGVQTPLVYLVCNFGRGGDGKPATFTHNEVTTLFHEMGHGLHQLLTQVGELGVAGINGVEWDAVELPSQFMENFCWEWPRLQAMTAHVDSAQPLPRALFDKMLAAKNYQSGMFTVRQLEFALFDMQLHHSFDAAGDSMLQLLERVRDEVAVNRPPAWNRFPHQFSHIFAGGYGAGYYSYKWAEVLSADAYAAFEEAPDQLAATGARFLQEILARGGSRPALENFTAFRGRAPELDALLRHSGMAG
- a CDS encoding PLP-dependent cysteine synthase family protein yields the protein MTYRDWVANAIQKIEADFNRSADTHLIPLDLPGFPGIDLYFKDESSHPTGSLKHRLARSLFLYALANGWLREGRPVIEASSGSTAVSEAYFARLLGLPFIAVMPATTSPEKIAAIEFQGGRCHLVERACDLHADSVQLARESGGHFMDQFLYAERATDWRANNNIAESIFRQMQEEPHPVPEWIVCSPGTGGTAATLGRYVRYRRHDTRILCADPEVSVFFDGYCEALAGRDYAGLASTGGSRIEGIGRPRVESSFIPSCVDAMVKVPDALSLAAMRYVSVRLGRRVGGSTGTNFVGVLQAATRMREHGRSGSIVTILCDSGERYGHSYYRPDWYREHGIDVEQADAQLAAAVAGAGLPPLACAALS
- a CDS encoding heavy-metal-associated domain-containing protein — encoded protein: MRHLELTVQGMTCGGCSARLKRVLDASAGVAAAEVVLDGGRVGVDYDEARTDAAAIERVIVDAGFGVAAR